In one Dama dama isolate Ldn47 chromosome 5, ASM3311817v1, whole genome shotgun sequence genomic region, the following are encoded:
- the PPP1CC gene encoding serine/threonine-protein phosphatase PP1-gamma catalytic subunit, whose amino-acid sequence MADIDKLNIDSIIQRLLEVRGSKPGKNVQLQENEIRGLCLKSREIFLSQPILLELEAPLKICGDIHGQYYDLLRLFEYGGFPPESNYLFLGDYVDRGKQSLETICLLLAYKIKYPENFFLLRGNHECASINRIYGFYDECKRRYNIKLWKTFTDCFNCLPIAAIVDEKIFCCHGGLSPDLQSMEQIRRIMRPTDVPDQGLLCDLLWSDPDKDVLGWGENDRGVSFTFGAEVVAKFLHKHDLDLICRAHQVVEDGYEFFAKRQLVTLFSAPNYCGEFDNAGAMMSVDETLMCSFQILKPAEKKKPNATRPVTPPRVTSGLNPSIQKASNYRNNTVLYE is encoded by the exons TGAGAGGGTCCAAGCCTGGTAAAAATGTCCAGCTACAGGAGAATGAAATCAGAGGACTGTGCTTAAAGTCCCGAGAGATCTTTCTCAGTCAGCCTATCCTGCTAGAACTTGAAGCACCACTCAAGATATGTG GTGATATCCATGGGCAATACTATGATTTGCTTCGACTTTTTGAGTATGGTGGTTTCCCGCCAGAAAGCAATTACCTgtttcttggggactatgtggacAGGGGAAAACAATCACTGGAGACTATCTGCCTCTTGTTGGCTTACAAAATCAAATATCCcgagaatttttttcttctcagaggAAACCACGAATGTGCCAGCATCAATAGAATATATGGATTTTATGATGAAT gtaaaagaagatataacattaAACTATGGAAAACTTTCACAGACTGCTTTAACTGTTTACCGATAGCAGCCATCGTGGACGAGAAAATATTCTGCTGTCATGGAG GTTTATCACCAGATCTTCAATCTATGGAGCAGATTCGGCGAATTATGCGACCAACTGATGTACCAGATCAAGGTCTTCTTTGTGATCTTTTGTGGTCTGACCCCGATAAAGATGTCTTAGGCTGGGGTGAAAATGACAGAGGAGTGTCCTTCACATTTGGTGCAGAAGTGGTTGCAAAATTTCTCCATAAGCATGATTTGGATCTTATATGTAGAGCCCATCAG GTGGTTGAAGATGGATATGAATTTTTTGCAAAGAGGCAGTTGGTCACTCTGTTTTCTGCGCCCAATTATTGTGGAGAGTTTGACAATGCAGGTGCCATGATGAGTGTGGACGAAACACTAATGTGTTCTTTTCAG ATTTTAAAGCCTGCAGAGAAAAAGAAGCCGAATGCCACGAGACCCGTCACACCTCCAAGGG TTACATCAGGCCTGAACCCGTCCATTCAGAAAGCTTCAAATTATAGAAACAATACTGTTCTATACGAGTGA